DNA sequence from the Pseudoglutamicibacter cumminsii genome:
TTCTTTCTGAGATCCCCAACACGCAACCAGAAGCCACACAGAAAGAACAATCAACACTGCACCGAGTAGGCTAAAAACATGACGAAGAACACGCAGAACAGCACCATGGAATACAACCGACTCGGCCGCGCCGGCCTCAAAGTATCCGAACTCTCCTTCGGCTCCTGGGTCACCTTCGGCGACACCATCGACACCGGCCTCGCAAAAGAATGCATGCAAGCCGCAGCCGACGCCGGCGTCAACTTCTTCGACAATGCCGAGGTCTACGCGGGCGGGCAGTCCGAAACCATCATGGGCAAAGCCATCGAAGAACTCGGCTGGAACCGCTCCGAATACATCATCTCCACCAAGCTGTTCTGGGGTATTTCCGACGGCAAGGTCAACCTCACGAACACGCTCAACCGCAAATACCTCATGCAGGGCATCGACGGCTCGCTCGAGCGTCTCGGCCTCGACTTCGTAGACCTCATCTACTGCCACCGCCCAGACCCAGAAAGCACCATCGAAGAAACCGTGTGGGCCATGAGCGACATCGTCTCCAGCGGCAAGGCGCTCTACTGGGGCACCTCCGAATGGTCCGCGGACGAAATCCGTGCCGCCTACGAGATCGCCGAACGCCACCACCTCCACAAGCCATACATGGAACAGCCGCAGTACAATCTGCTGGAGCGCACCAAGGTCGAGCAGGAATACGCTCGCCTCTACGACGACATCGGGCTCGGCCTCACTACGTGGTCCCCACTGGCCGGCGGCATCCTCACGGGTAAATACCTCGGCGAGATCCCTGAAGGTTCCCGTGCAGCGGGCCGCTACGGCAAGACCCTTGAAGCCGCGCTGGGCAACGAAACCCAAAAGGACCAGGTCCGCAAGCTCGTCGCAATGGCGTCCGACCTCGGCGTGACCCCGGCTCAGCTTTCGCTCGCTTGGCTGCTGAAGAACCCGAATGTCTCCACCGTCATCACCGGCGCAACCTCGGTCAAGCAGCTCAACGAAAACCTTGGCGCGCTCGAGGCGAAGGCAGCCCTTACGGACGAGGCAAAGGCCGAACTCGACCAGATCTTCGCCTAGTGCCAAGCCATTCTCGCCTAGCCCCAAGCCACGCGTAACTCGAAAACCACCCTCCACTCAGGTAAGGTGGATCACATTTTCATACGTAAACGCAAAGAAGACATGCTCAGAACGCATGGCTGAGGAATTGAGATGAGTAGCGAAACTCACCGCGGCGCCGCCACAGCAGCGAACGCCAACGCCCCACAAGAAGGCGAACTGAAAAAGACACAAAAACCCGGATGGATTTTTGCTGTCGCTGTCGGATCAGCAGTCGGATGGGGTGCTTTCGTTCTCCCTGTCGACTGGCTCCACCAAGGCGGTATCGTCGGTGCCGCACTCGGTATGGCCATCGGCGGCGCCCTCATCGCTCTCATCGCGTTGAGCTACGGCATCGTCATCAAAGCCCTCCCCGTCACCGGCGGTGAGGTGGCGTACGCCCTCGTTGCTTTCGGACGGCGGCACGCGTTCGTTGTCGGATGGTTCCTGACGCTCGGGTACCTGTGTATCGTCGCGCTCAACGCATCAGCGATGGCGCTCGTAGCCAGACGCCTAGCGCCCGGGATCATGGAGAAAGTCCACCTATGGACCATCGCCGGATTCGACGTCTACCTCCCCGAGGTCATCTTCGCGTCTGCATGCCTCATCCTGTTTGGCTGGCTCAACATCCGCGGGGCTGAATTCGGAGGCCGCGTCCAGTTCATCGCCGTCATCATCATGCTGGTCGCCGTTGCGTTCATCGTGATCGGCGTGATTGCCCTAGCTGGCCGCAACGAACTCAGCTTCGGTCCAGCGTTCCCAACCGACGTCCCACCGATGGCCGCGATCATCACACTCGTCGCGATCGCGCCGTGGGCGTTCATCGGCTTCGACAACGTCCCGCAGGTCGCCGGCGAATTCAACTTCTCGCCACGTAAAGCACTCGGCCTCATCCTGTTCGCGATCTTCGCGGCAGTCGCCATCTACGTGCTCATGCTCATGGCCGTATCGCTGTCGGCGGGTCCCGGAATTGAAAACATCGGCGACGACACGTGGGCACCCGCCGACGTCATCGCCGGCGTCCTCGGCCAGTTCGGCGTGGTCCTGCTCGTCATCGGCGTATCGATGGGTATCTTCACCGGCCTCAACGGGTTCACGATGTCGGCTTCCCGCGTCATTCTCTCCCTCGGCCGAGCACGCATGCTGCCGGAAGCCACCGCAAAGATCAGCCCACGCTTCCACACCCCGCACGTCGCGCTCATCGTGGTGGTTGCGCTGTGCCTCATCACCCCGTGGTTCGGCCGCGCAGCCCTCAGCTGGGTTGTGGACATGAGCTCTGTGGGCGTGACCATCGCATACTTCTACACATGCTTGTGCGCATTCAAGGTCATGCACCGCGACCGCTCCCTCCTGCGCGCAGCCGGCGAACGCGTCCCATTGTGGATGGCGCTCTCCGGTCCAGTTGCTCTGCTGGGTGCTCTGATCTCCGTCATGTTCCTACTTCTGCTGTTCCTGCCGTTCTCGCCAGGTGCACTCGGTAAGGAATCGCTCATCGCGCTCATCGCGTGGCTCGTGCTCGGCGTCATCTTCTTCCTGGTCCGCCGCCCACGCTTCGAAGCGCTCACCGAGGACGAAACCCGCGAAGTCATGCTCGGCGAACACCAAGACGTGTACCTCGACCAGGAACACATCGACGAAGAAGTCGAGCGCATCACCGGTGCGATCCCGATCGTGCCGATGCCAGGCGCAGACACCTCCGACATGGCGCCACACACCGCCGCGGCCGCGGAGACCCTCGCGGAGCAGGAACCGGACGACCCCGACCCAGCCAAACCCATGAAGTAGCCGCCAGGTTGGTGGGCTAACCGCTAGGTTGATGGGCCAACCGATACGCTAGTGCCCGGTGCTGACACGCTTCAGCGCCGGGCACTAACGTTTAACCACAGCGCCGTTTAACCACCAGCCGCGAACACACCGACCTCAAGCGAACAGGAGCCGCCATGGACGACATCGAGCTCTTCATGAACGCCTTCTCCTCCGTCAACCAAGACATCGGAGGGCTGCTTTGGAAACGCGGCTGGCTCGCCGACACCAACGTGGCCGACGACGAAGAACTCAGCTGGTTCTGGCCACCTACAGCCCCGGTAGGCTTCGGTGGACTGCCCGAATGGAGCGGCCGCCTGGCCAAACTGCCGGCCGGAACGCTGCCGCCGCGCCGCACCCCGTGGACCAAACCCACGACGCTGCGGAAAGTCAACGGGGCATGGCACCTGGAATTCGGTCAGGCACCACAGCTTGAAGCACGCGAAACCACGAAGTATTCGAACGAATACGACCTGCTACAAGACCTCAAAGCGATCGAATGCTGGCCCCTCACCGTGGAAGAAAACCGTGACATCCGCATGCACTGGCTCTACCAAGCCATGAAAGCCGAATCACGCCACGACCACTACCGCACCGTACGGCCCACCGAACCGTACGCAACCCGGATCGAGGAACTCCAAGAACACGTCGACTGGGAAAACGACGCCCTCGAGGCCGCACGCACCGGACGCGAACTACCAGCCCCACCCCAAAGAGCCCGGCCACACGGAGACGTCAAAGCGAAACTCCTCATGGCAGAAGCCGAATCATGGGCCTCAGCCGTACGCACCGCACGCGTAGGCGGCCCCGGCTGGAGCATCAACAACCTGTAGAGCTAGCAGCGGGGTGAGCCAGGCCCGGCGGCCAGGTGCTCCAGCGGACCTGGCGGAGCGGCCCTGGCTAGCCAGCCAGCGCTTTCAGCTGCTCGGCCCGCTCCCTCGTTGCTTCCGCCCCGGCTTCGGCGGCACGCTCAAACTTATTGAACGAAGTGAACCCCACATCGTCCATCGCAGGATCAATCAACACATCCGGCGGAAACAGCGACAACCGCATCTTGGTCAGCTGCGCCTGCATAATCTCGATCCCCCGCACAGCCTCCTTGAACGTGCCCTTAAGGAACCGCCCCGTAGGGACCGGCTGAGAATCCTTAGTCATATCCACGGTTTGCAAGGACGTCGCATTCACCGCAATCACATTCTGAGCCCCGAAGAAATGCGCCGCGTCCACCGGCAACTGATTCAACATCCCGCCATCCATCAACAAATCACTGCCAACCCGCACCGGTTCCAAAACCCCAGGGAACGCGGCCGAGGCATGCACCGCGGCGAGCAGATCCCCCGAATGCAGGTAGCGGGTGGTGCCGCTCGCGACATCCGTGGCCACCACAACCAACGGAATCTCAAGCTCCTCAAACGTCTCCGGCAAATACTGGGCCAAGAAGGAACGCAGACGCTTAGTCGAAAACACGCGGCCGCTGAAACCCCAATTCAGGACCTTCAACCAATCAACATTCACGCTGATCTTCTGAACCGACGCCGCATCATGCCCCGCCGCAATCAACGCACCGATGATCCCGCCCATGCTCGTCCCAGCAATCACCTCCGGACGCACACCCAACGGCTCCAGCTCGCGCCACACCCCCACATGACACAAACCACGAGCACCACCGCCACCCAACGCTAAACCAAGCACACAAACCTCCTACACCTACGGCGACGTGCCTGGTTCTACATTTCCGCATCAACCACAAAATCACCAGAGAAAACACCAATAAGACGCCGCCGCACCCGAGCCGTGCGAGACTGTCCATATGCTCACCGCCACCATGTGGGGAACCATCGCCGCCTCATCGCTCATCATCGGCGCCGTGCTCGGGTTCATCACGCCCTGGCCGCCGAAGCTCATCGGTGCGATCCTCGCATTCGGTGCCGGCGCAATCTTCTCAACCATCGCATTCGAACTCGCAGAAGAATCCATCACGAGCGGCGGGCCACTCGCCACCGCGATCGGCGTGGCACTCGGGGCGCTCACCTACTTCATCGCAGACCGGCTCATCGAAGGCCGCGAAACCCCGTCCGGTGCGGTCAGTGGGGCAAGTGCGGCGAGTGCGGCCAGTGAGGCGACCGAGGCCAGCACAGCGCAGCACTCATCCCGCACAAAGCGGCGAACCCGCCGCAATAACGCGGGAATGGTGCTCGTCATGGGAGCGATCCTCGACGGGATCCCGGAACAAACCGTGCTCGGTGTAGGAATGGGCGCCGGAAACGACGTCAGCATCGCGCTCCTCATTGCGATCTGCCTCGCCAACATCCCCGAATCCGTTGGCTCCGCCTCCGACATGAAATCGGCCGGTGTGCCGACGCGACGGATCCTCGGAATCTGGCTACTTGTCCCGGCGCTCTGCGCGCTGGCGACCGTGATCGGCTACGGACTCTCCCACACACTCTCCCCCGAAGCCCAAGCCGGAATCAACGGTTTCGCGGGCGGGGCGCTCCTCGTGATGCTCGTGGATTCGATGATCCCCGAAGCCCGCGCAAAAACCGGACGCACCGCAGGGCTACTCACCGTACTCGGCTTCGCACTCGGCGCCGGGCTCTCGCTGCTGACGTAACGGCGTGGACGGCGCTCGGTCCCGGCGCCGACGGCTGCCTTCAAGCGGCAGGGTGGGTGCGCCGCACACCCACCAACGCAACGATCACAACGCAGGACGCCACCGCCATCGTCAGCGCCATCGGCAACGCGGTAGTGCCATCGCCAATACCCGTCAACGGCGCCACCACGGCGGCTAAACCAAACTGAGCCGCACCCAACAACGCAGACCCCGCACCCGTACGCCCGCGCGAGGACTCCAAAGACAACGCCACCAAATTAGGTAGCAAGAAACCGTTACAGCACACCACCACAACAAACCCAGCCATCAGAGGCCACGCGGATGCCCCCAACAAGGTCACCGAAACCACGAGCCACGCGACAGCCGCAACCTGCGTACACCCCACCATCGTGACCCAGCGACGTGGCGGGATCCGGTCGATAATCCACGGATTCACCGCGCTCGCAAGCACCAGCGAAAGCGAGTTGAATGTGAACATGGCCGCATACTCGCCGGCTGAGAAACCATTCATGCGGATCATGATGAACGAACTCGCCGAAATATAGGCGAACATCGTAGCGAAACTGCCCACATACATGAGAGTCGGGAACACATAGGCGCCACGGGTCAGCAACTCCCCCATGTTGCCGAACGCCTTCTTCAAACCGCCCGAATGCCGGTCCTCGCTACGTAGCGTCTCCGGGACAGCCCACCACACACCCAAAGCCGCCACCGCGAAAACACACGCCAACATCACAAACACAGCACGCCACGAAAGCCACGGAATCAAAACCCCACCCACCGCGGGAGCGATCACCGGAGCGATCGACTGAATCGCCATGATCGTGGACAACGCCTTCGCGATCCCCTTACCGCGCCCGATGTCCGCGATAATCGCCTTCGACAACACCACCCCAGCAGCGCCGCACACACCCTGGAAACAGCGCGCCACAATCAATACCACAATGCTCGGAGCCAACGCCGCAACCAACGACGCCACACCCGAACCCACCAAGCCAAACACCAACAGCGTGCGCCGGCCACGCTGATCAGACAACGGACCGATCACCAACTGGCCCAACGCCATCGTGATCAAGAACCCCGTCAGCGACAACTGCGTCACCGACGCACTCGAACCAAACTCCCGGGAAATCTGATCCAGCCCCGGGATATAAGCGTCGATCGCAAACGGCGCCAGCCCACCACACAACCCCAACACCGCGATCATGCGGCGCGGCAGCGGACGGCTCACAGAACGTTCATCACTCATCAGCGACCATGCTACGACGCCCGCCCCGCAGCTAGCTCATTCGCTACCCCGGCATTCGCTACCCCGGCGTTCGCTACCCCACAGGTAAACGCAACGTCACCTTAGAGCCCTGACCGTGCCACGACTCCAAGCCCGTGGAACCGCCGTGCCGCTCAATGATGGCCCGCACCATCGGAAGCCCCAAGCCACTGCCGTCGGTGCCCCGCACCTCACGCGAACGACCAAGCTCTTCCCACACCGTCTCCAGCTCATCCGGCGCGATGCCGCGGCCCGTGTCCGCGCAGTCGATATAGACCGAACCATCCGCCTCACGGCCATGGATCTCGATGCGCGCACCCGGCTCCGAATACTTCACCGCGTTGCTGAGCACATTAGAGATAGCGAGGAACAACAAATCAGAATCCCCCTGAATGCGCGGCAACGGGCGCGGAGCACGCGGCAACGCGACCTCGATGTGCCGCTCACGCGCCCCCGGGATCTCCATGACCGTCTGAACGGCTTCTTCCACCAGGTCAGTCAGATCCACGCTCGAAAGCTCAAGTTCTGCATGTTCAACTTCGCTGATCTTCCGCAAGTCACTCAACAGGCTCGAAAGCCTCTGCGCCTGCACGCCAATGCTGTCCAACTGACGTTGCGACGGCTCATCCGCAAGTGCTGCACGGATCCCCTGAATAGGGTTCTTCAACTCGTGATCCAAGCGAGCCATGAGCCGATGCCGGCGCTGTGTCTGCTCCTCACGTTCCTTACGGACCGCACGCACCTCACCCCGGCGCAACCAGCCGACAGTCCACCATCCCGCAAGCAACACTGCAGTCGCCACGAGCCCCAGAATGAAAGGAACCCACGCGAGCTTGGTCGCGACCGTCAAAACCTTGCCGCTATCAAGTGGAGCCCACACGAGGCTCGCGACAAGACCCACCACCAGCGGCGCAAAAACCCACAACAACGTCCAATTCAGCTTGCCGCGGCGACGCTGCTTGCGCTGTTGCTGCTGCTGAGGGCGCGGTTGCTGGGTACGATGCGGGGCCGACTGACGCGGGGCCGGCTCAGTGTTGCCGTGGTGGGCTGGGGGCATGATCGGCGGATGCGGCGCCGATTGGCCCTGTAATTCAGTTGGGCGTGGTGGCTGGTTCATGCGCGCTCCACCTCGCCAGCGAAACGGTAGCCTTCGCCGGAGACCGTCTCGATCAACGACTGCCCGGCGCCCGCATCGCCGATCACCTTGCGGATCTCAGCAACACGGTGATCAACCGCTCGCGTGGTCACGATCGCCTCGAAACCCCACACGGTCTCCAGCAGACGCTGCCGCGAAAACACCTCATCAGGGTGGCTCATCAAGAACTCGAGCAGCGCGAACGCCCGCGGGGTCAACGACTTCTCGCGGCCATCAACAAAAATACGGCGAGCGGGCCTATCCAGCTTCAGATCGCCAGCAACCAGCGACTCCGCCGCACTCAACGGGGCACCACCCTGCCCGCTGCGCCGCAACACCGCGCGGATCCGCGCCATCAACTCGACCGGATCGAAAGGCTTGGTCAAGTAGTCATCAGCGCCGTCATCGAGCGCGGCGGCACGTTCGAACGACTCCCCGACCTCCGTCAACAGGATCACCGGAAGCCAGTCGTCATCGGCTCGGATGCGGCGCAAAACCTCGCGGCCATCAACCCGCGGCATCAAAACATCCAAAATAACCAAGCTCGGGCGGCGGTGCTCAATCTTCCGCAGCGCATCCGCTCCGTCCACGGCGACGTCCACGTCCAAACCGTTCCGGCTCAAAACGGGTGCCAGATGTTCCCTGATGGTCGCGTCGTCATCAACCAACAGAATCTGCGGACGAGGCGCAACACCGCCCATGAACACTCCTACCCTTCACAACGCCAAGCGGGCCCACCACGCGGTACGTCCGCGCGATGGACCCAGCCTAGCCGCTAATAACGAATTTCGACCCGTCGGTTCTTCTCACGGCCCTCGAAATCCGGGTTCTTTTTAGTGCCGTTATCAGCAACCGGCTTAGAGTCAGCGAAGCCCTTCGCATCAACCTTGACATCCTTGCGCGCCGACTTGATCGCATCAGCGACAGACTTTGCCCGCAGTTCGGAAAGCTTCTTGTTCCCGACCTTCGACGGCACATTATCCGTGTGGCCGCCCACCGAAATCTTCGCGCCCTTCGGAACATCCTTGACCAGCTCACCGATGCGCTTCTTCGCGTTGTCAGAAAGCTCATGCTTTTCGATGTTGAAAAGGATGTCAGAGGAAAGACTCAGGACTTCCTTACCCTCTTCTTTCCGCTTAGTTTCAAGCTTCTTGATCCCAAGATCCATCTTCTCGATCTTGAGATCGATGGGCTTGATCGAATCAGAAATCTCTTTATCACTCAGCTCAGCAAGATCATCATCAGCGAGCGCCGGCTGCGCCCCCGCCACCAAAGCGAGAGCCACAAGCGACGCCGCGACACCCGTTACGCGCCTCAATCGATCTCAACCCCCTGAGCCATCTCCACGCTGTTCCACAAGTTGAAGTCCATCTTGTGCACGTCCTCAGGTGGAGCCGCGAACACGGACGTCGCATACGTGCGCTTGCCCGGAGTCAGGTGCACACCCTGGTTGGTTATCGCTCTAGTGTTAAGCCGCTCATGCTTGTTGAGGTTCTTCTGGTCGATCGCGTACTCGAACACGTTGTGCTGATTCCCCGCGACTTTCCACAGGTTGAAGTTGCCCTCGTCTTCCGCGGTGGTGTGCAGCGTGTACCCGTAGACGACCTTGACGAACTTACCTTCACGCTTAGCTTCAAGCATGTCGACGGTTAGTGTGGCGTCCTTATCACCTTCCACGGTCACTCCCGTGGTGACGCTCAGGATCGGTTCCCGGTTGTCCATCTCGCCGGGCTGGCTGCCTTCGCCGGCTTCGTTACCCTGGCCAGATTCAGCGTCCGATGCGTCCGAATCGGTTGCTGTGGAATCACCTGACGTGGTCTGCGCTTGGTTTTCAGTACTTGCGTTATCGCCCTGAGCGCTCTGCTGCGCGGAAGCCTGGTTCGCGTTCTGGTCCTGGCCCTCATCGCTCACGCCCACCGAGCAACCTGCCAAACCAATGGACGACGCGAGCGCCAGGCCCAGGATCATCTTGCTTGCAGTTGACTTGTTCATGACTAAACCTTTCGCCTATACAGAAAGCTGTGCGCCTCCGTCTTGTTTTACAACGCTACGAACAATCAGGAGGCGTCTTTTCGCAGCTTTGTCTCAAGCAGTAAGTTTTTCGTATCGATATTGCGACAACCCAGAAACCCGTCAGTACCGGGCCCGGCCCGCGGTTCAGTACCGGATCTCGACGCGGCGGTTCAGTACCGGATCTCTACCCTGCGGTTCTGTGCGCGGCCTTCCAGGTTCGGTTTAGCATCCGAACCGTTATCCGCTACCGGCTTCGTATCTGCGAAGCCCTTCGCATCCACCTTGAGGTCCTTGCGGGCGGCCTTGACCGCATCGGCCACAGACTTTGCGCGCAGCTCGGACAGCTTCTTGTTCCCGACCTTCGACTTCACGTTGTCCGTGTGGCCACCCACCGAAATCTTCGCGTTCTTCGGAACGTCCTTGACCAGGGCGCCGATCTTCTTCTTCGCGTTATCCGAAAGCTCATGCTTATCGATGTCGAACAGAATGTCAGAAGACAACGTCACAACATCCTCGTTGCCGTCTTTCTCCTTGGTCTCAAGCGGCGTGATGTTGATATCAAGCGGCGTGATGTCGATATCGAGAGGGGTGATGTCCCCGTCGTTCGCCCACGCCGGCTGGACCGTCAACGCAAGCATCGACGCAACAGCAGCCGCTGCAATTACCTTCCTGCGTTTCAATCGATCTTCACATCCTTCGCCATCTCGGCGCCACGCCACAGCTGGAAGTCCATCTCGTGAACATCCTCAGGAGGGGCCGGGAACACGAACTTACCCGTGACCCGCTTATTCGGCATCAGCTTGATCTTCGCGGCATTATCCGAAGCCTTCCGGACCAGCGAATGGCGGTTCAAGTTCTTCTGATCAACCAGGTAAGGCCAGAACTGCGAGTTGTCATTCACATCGAATACCGATGCCCCGGGGTCAGTTGTATCCGTGTTCGCGGTGAAGCCATAGATCGCCTCGATCAGATCACCCTTCCGCTCAACCGAGAGCAACTCGACAGTCAGGCTCGCGTCCTTATCCTCACCGATCTTTGTACGAACCGTGGTGCTTGCCAACGCTTTCAAGGAATCCGCTGTGACACCGTCACCGGAGGCCGCGCCGTCAGCGTTGCCGACCTGGTCCCCGCCCGAGGCGGTGGCGTTCTCCTCAGCGCTCTCCTCCGGGCCCTCAGCAGGCTGGCTTTCCTGAGTCGTCGAGCCGCCGTCCTGCGGCTGCGCACCCTGTTGCTGAGCCGAAGCCTGCTCGGCGTTCTGGGTGTTGTCCTTACCTTCATCGCTCACGCCAACCGAGCAGCCGGTCAAAGCGAGCGAGGTCGCAAGCCCCAAACATACGATCGCTTTAGAAGTTGCTGACTTAAACATGACGAACCTTTCGCGTCTTCTAGCTTCAGTTGAGTTTTCGTGGAGTGGCTTTCTGCCGCCCCGTTGATATCAACGCTACGGCGAAGGACCCTTCAACCTATCGCAGATCTGTCGCCAACAACCCGGATTTTGTACCGAATTAGCGACAACGACGCGAAACTTCAGTCCGCGTTTACCTGAGGTTCGTTTTAGCTATGTTTCCCGGGTTTGCGTGCGGTGCGGCGTCGGAGCCGAACGCTGGGCAACGGCCGGGCGGCACCTACGCATTCCGCGGCGGGCGGGCAAGTCTCCGGAGCGGAACCGACGGGTCAGCCAACGCATCGGCGGGGACAACGATCCCCTGGTCGATGATGCGGCGGGCAGCACGCACCGTCATGCCGCCGTCGACGGCGGCGCACCCCGCCATGGTTCCATCCGGATTCAGCAGGAACGTCGCCTGCGGAGTGCCGTCCTCGTTGAACCGGTGGATGTACTGGGCTGAGTCCGCCGCTCCGGCCTCCGGGTGGGGTGCCGGGTGGGCTACTGGCTGGGGTACCAGCGAGCCCACGCCTTCAACATGAACTCCGTGGCGGTCAGACCAGAACCACGGCGCACCTTGCTGAGGAATGTCCTGCCCCAGGATCGCGGCGGCCGCTCGGGCGCCGCTGTGCATCGCATTCTCCCAATGCTCGGCGCGCGGCAACAGCTCGCCAGCGTCGGTGCGCATGCGAGCGGCATCGCCCACGGCAAAAACCGCTGGATTCGAGGTCTGCTGGCGCTCGTCAACAACCACACCATCGTTGACTTCAAGGCCCATAGCTTCGGCGAGCGCCGTGTTCGGTGTGATGCCGATCCCCACCAGGACCTGATCTGCCCGTAGCTGCGTGCCGTCCGTCAGAGTGACGACTCGCTCGGCGCCGTCGACTTGGATGCGCGCGGGGGCGGACTGGATGACGTCGACCCCGCGTTCAGCGTGCATCGCGTGAAGGTACTCGGCCAGGACCGGCCCAACGGCGGGAACGAGTGGCGGCTGCTCCGGCTCCACAAGAGTCACGTCAGCACCCAGCGCCAACAGTGTCGAAGCCGCTTCCGCACCGATCAGCCCCGCACCCACAACAACGATGCGGGTGCCTTCGCCGACGCTGTCTCGCAAACGGTCAGCGTCGGCGCGGGTGCGCAGCTCGAGAACCTCGGGCAGCTCGCCGCCGGGAACCGGGAGCTTGCGGGCGGCACCGCCCGTAGCGAGCACGATGCGGTCGGCGGCCACCGCATCGCCGTTACTCAACCGGACGGTTGGTTGCTCATTGGTGTCAACCCCCACGGCCGAGTCCTCGATGAGCTTCACGCGGTTCTCAACGAACCATTCCCGCGGCTGGAACTGAATCTGCTCGAGCGTCTTTGTACCCAGCAGATAATCCTTCGACAGCGGCGGCCGATCATAGGGCAACCCACCCGGCTCCACCATCGTGATCTCACCGTCAAAGCCACGCGAACGCAGCTCCTGCGCGACCGTGAAACCAGCCACGCCACCACCGACGATGGCGACAGACCCCACCGCCATCATTCAGCGTCAGCGGCAGGGACGCCCGGGTACAGAACCACGGTGTCGCCTTCGACCTCAACCTTGTGCGTCTTCGCGTCCACCGTGGCCGGCAAGCACAACGCCTTACCGCTCTTGAGGCAGAACCGAGCCGCATGCATCGGACATTCAACCTCGGTGCCTTCAATCCAGCCGTCGGCGAGGCTTGCGACCTCGTGAGTGCACTCGTCATTGAGCGCATAAAACGAGCCATCCTCGGCATGAAACACCGAGATGTCCTCGCCGGTCGAGTTCTCATCACCCGGAACCAGGTAGGCCTCCGCCTCCGGGATGTCACTGACAGGGATCTTGATGGTCTCGCTCATGAGTGCTCTCCTCTGTGTTGGTACAGCCACCGGAGTCAGTTGCGGTGCTCCACAAGGTTGCGGCGTTCAAGACGCAACGTGACATCCGCTGCCTTCGCAAGCTGCTTCGAGTGCGTCACCACGATGACGCACTTATTCTGCTGATGCGCGGCATCACGCAAAATCTCGATCACGCCGTCCGCGGTTTCTTCATCCAGGTTACCCGTAGGCTCATCAGCCAGGATCACCGGGGCGTCAGACACGAGTGCGCGGCCGATCGCGACGCGCTGCTGCTGCCCACCAGAAAGAGCCAACACATTCCGCTTAGCCGCTGCCGCATCGAGCCCCAGGCGGGTGAGGTCCTCAACCGTTGCCTTCGAGTTCACGAGGCGCAGGTTCTCAAGTGGGGTGAGATAGTCGATGAGGTTGTAGTTCTGGAACACCAACGCGATCTGGTCGCGGCGGTGGCGCGTGTAGCCGGTGGAAGCGATGTCCTTGCCGTCAAAGCGCACAACTCCGTTTGTGGGCGCATCCAGGCCGGCGAGCAGGCTCAGCATCGTGGTCTTGCCGGC
Encoded proteins:
- a CDS encoding potassium channel beta subunit family protein, with product MTKNTQNSTMEYNRLGRAGLKVSELSFGSWVTFGDTIDTGLAKECMQAAADAGVNFFDNAEVYAGGQSETIMGKAIEELGWNRSEYIISTKLFWGISDGKVNLTNTLNRKYLMQGIDGSLERLGLDFVDLIYCHRPDPESTIEETVWAMSDIVSSGKALYWGTSEWSADEIRAAYEIAERHHLHKPYMEQPQYNLLERTKVEQEYARLYDDIGLGLTTWSPLAGGILTGKYLGEIPEGSRAAGRYGKTLEAALGNETQKDQVRKLVAMASDLGVTPAQLSLAWLLKNPNVSTVITGATSVKQLNENLGALEAKAALTDEAKAELDQIFA
- a CDS encoding APC family permease yields the protein MSSETHRGAATAANANAPQEGELKKTQKPGWIFAVAVGSAVGWGAFVLPVDWLHQGGIVGAALGMAIGGALIALIALSYGIVIKALPVTGGEVAYALVAFGRRHAFVVGWFLTLGYLCIVALNASAMALVARRLAPGIMEKVHLWTIAGFDVYLPEVIFASACLILFGWLNIRGAEFGGRVQFIAVIIMLVAVAFIVIGVIALAGRNELSFGPAFPTDVPPMAAIITLVAIAPWAFIGFDNVPQVAGEFNFSPRKALGLILFAIFAAVAIYVLMLMAVSLSAGPGIENIGDDTWAPADVIAGVLGQFGVVLLVIGVSMGIFTGLNGFTMSASRVILSLGRARMLPEATAKISPRFHTPHVALIVVVALCLITPWFGRAALSWVVDMSSVGVTIAYFYTCLCAFKVMHRDRSLLRAAGERVPLWMALSGPVALLGALISVMFLLLLFLPFSPGALGKESLIALIAWLVLGVIFFLVRRPRFEALTEDETREVMLGEHQDVYLDQEHIDEEVERITGAIPIVPMPGADTSDMAPHTAAAAETLAEQEPDDPDPAKPMK
- a CDS encoding patatin-like phospholipase family protein, which gives rise to MLGLALGGGGARGLCHVGVWRELEPLGVRPEVIAGTSMGGIIGALIAAGHDAASVQKISVNVDWLKVLNWGFSGRVFSTKRLRSFLAQYLPETFEELEIPLVVVATDVASGTTRYLHSGDLLAAVHASAAFPGVLEPVRVGSDLLMDGGMLNQLPVDAAHFFGAQNVIAVNATSLQTVDMTKDSQPVPTGRFLKGTFKEAVRGIEIMQAQLTKMRLSLFPPDVLIDPAMDDVGFTSFNKFERAAEAGAEATRERAEQLKALAG
- a CDS encoding ZIP family metal transporter; its protein translation is MLTATMWGTIAASSLIIGAVLGFITPWPPKLIGAILAFGAGAIFSTIAFELAEESITSGGPLATAIGVALGALTYFIADRLIEGRETPSGAVSGASAASAASEATEASTAQHSSRTKRRTRRNNAGMVLVMGAILDGIPEQTVLGVGMGAGNDVSIALLIAICLANIPESVGSASDMKSAGVPTRRILGIWLLVPALCALATVIGYGLSHTLSPEAQAGINGFAGGALLVMLVDSMIPEARAKTGRTAGLLTVLGFALGAGLSLLT
- a CDS encoding multidrug effflux MFS transporter, with product MSDERSVSRPLPRRMIAVLGLCGGLAPFAIDAYIPGLDQISREFGSSASVTQLSLTGFLITMALGQLVIGPLSDQRGRRTLLVFGLVGSGVASLVAALAPSIVVLIVARCFQGVCGAAGVVLSKAIIADIGRGKGIAKALSTIMAIQSIAPVIAPAVGGVLIPWLSWRAVFVMLACVFAVAALGVWWAVPETLRSEDRHSGGLKKAFGNMGELLTRGAYVFPTLMYVGSFATMFAYISASSFIMIRMNGFSAGEYAAMFTFNSLSLVLASAVNPWIIDRIPPRRWVTMVGCTQVAAVAWLVVSVTLLGASAWPLMAGFVVVVCCNGFLLPNLVALSLESSRGRTGAGSALLGAAQFGLAAVVAPLTGIGDGTTALPMALTMAVASCVVIVALVGVRRTHPAA